One window from the genome of Atribacterota bacterium encodes:
- a CDS encoding Zn-ribbon domain-containing OB-fold protein, whose amino-acid sequence MSTSITVPKTWREFPQRYRLEASKCKNCGKIFFPPRPICSNCKYREFIPIKLPKEGKIYSFTIIRTPSSEFKDYSPFAIAIIELDNGIKLMCQVVDCDFSELEIGKRVSLVFRKIQEDGSSGIIAYGYKGILEKSEL is encoded by the coding sequence ATGAGTACAAGTATTACAGTACCAAAAACATGGAGAGAATTTCCTCAACGTTACCGTTTGGAGGCAAGTAAATGTAAAAACTGTGGGAAAATATTTTTTCCACCAAGGCCTATTTGTTCCAATTGTAAATATAGAGAGTTTATACCAATTAAATTACCTAAAGAAGGTAAGATCTATAGCTTCACCATTATTAGAACGCCCTCTTCGGAGTTCAAAGATTATTCGCCTTTTGCCATTGCAATCATTGAACTGGATAATGGAATAAAATTAATGTGCCAGGTTGTTGACTGTGATTTTAGCGAGTTAGAAATTGGTAAAAGAGTTTCTCTTGTGTTTAGAAAAATACAAGAAGATGGATCTTCAGGGATTATTGCTTATGGATATAAGGGTATTTTAGAAAAATCAGAACTATAG
- a CDS encoding thiolase domain-containing protein yields the protein MRDVAIIGVGITKFGELWEKSLRDIFVESALMAIDDCGVNKIDSMYIGNFSGGLFVGQEHLSSLLADYLGCTSVPTTRIESACASGALALKQAFLEVASGFSDIVLAGGVEKMTDVDTGEATFGLAAAADREYEAFHGVTFPGLYALIARRHMFEYGTTREQLAKVAVKNHKNGAKNPHAQFPFKVTLEQVLNSTLIADPLRLLDCSPISDGAASVIICPAERAKELTNKPVKIIGVGHATDTIALADRENITTLKATVEAGKQAYKMAEIGPEDIDLAEIHDCFTIAEICAIEDLGFVKKGEGGRAVEEGLTDIDGKIPVNPSGGLKSKGHPVGATGIAQIVEVVTQLRGEAAARQVKNAKIGLTHNLGGSGGSVIVHILEAM from the coding sequence ATGAGAGATGTAGCAATTATAGGAGTAGGAATAACAAAATTTGGAGAGCTATGGGAAAAATCTTTACGTGATATCTTTGTAGAGTCTGCCCTGATGGCAATTGATGATTGTGGTGTTAATAAAATAGATTCTATGTATATTGGAAATTTTTCAGGTGGTCTTTTTGTAGGGCAAGAGCATTTAAGCTCTCTATTAGCAGATTACTTGGGTTGTACTTCCGTACCGACAACAAGAATAGAGTCAGCCTGTGCCTCAGGTGCGTTAGCTTTAAAACAGGCTTTTCTTGAGGTAGCGTCAGGATTCAGTGATATTGTTTTGGCAGGAGGAGTAGAGAAAATGACTGATGTTGATACTGGTGAAGCAACTTTTGGTTTGGCTGCTGCTGCAGATAGAGAGTATGAAGCTTTTCATGGAGTAACATTCCCTGGACTTTATGCATTAATAGCTAGAAGGCATATGTTTGAATATGGCACAACTAGAGAACAACTTGCGAAAGTAGCAGTAAAAAATCATAAGAATGGTGCAAAAAATCCTCATGCCCAATTTCCTTTTAAAGTGACTTTGGAACAGGTTCTTAATTCAACATTAATAGCAGATCCCTTAAGATTACTGGATTGTTCTCCGATAAGTGATGGAGCAGCTTCTGTTATTATTTGTCCTGCAGAAAGAGCTAAAGAACTTACTAATAAACCAGTTAAAATAATTGGAGTGGGTCATGCAACTGACACAATTGCTTTAGCAGACCGAGAAAATATAACTACCTTAAAAGCAACTGTAGAGGCAGGGAAGCAGGCTTATAAAATGGCAGAAATAGGACCAGAAGATATTGATTTGGCTGAAATTCATGATTGTTTTACCATTGCTGAAATATGTGCCATAGAGGATCTGGGATTTGTCAAGAAAGGTGAAGGAGGAAGAGCAGTTGAAGAAGGTTTAACTGATATTGATGGTAAAATACCTGTAAATCCAAGTGGAGGCTTAAAATCAAAGGGTCATCCTGTGGGAGCAACTGGAATAGCACAAATAGTTGAAGTAGTTACTCAACTTCGAGGAGAAGCAGCAGCAAGACAGGTAAAAAATGCTAAAATTGGGCTGACTCATAATTTGGGTGGTTCTGGTGGAAGCGTAATAGTTCATATATTGGAGGCGATGTAA
- a CDS encoding hydroxymethylglutaryl-CoA synthase, with amino-acid sequence MMIGIVGYGAYIPKYRIKVEEIAKVWGEDADALKKGLLLEEKTVPFLDQDSVTIGVEEAQNALKRALINPKEIGAVYIGSESPPYAVKPSSSIIAEVIGAVPEVHTADYEFACKAGSESIFVCYGLVKAGLIKYGLGIGADTSQGAPQEPLEYSAAAGGAAFIIGESDTLADILETFSYTTDTPDFWRRDSEFYPKHGGRFTGEPAYFKHVLGATKGIMNKAQLKPSDFTYAVFHQPNGKFPLKAGKELGFSMEQMKPGLIAPKVGNTYSGCSLLGLAATLDEAKPEDLILITSFGSGAGSDSFIIRVKEKIDKVRHLAPTVREMLEDKIYIDYGTYVRYRRMIKE; translated from the coding sequence ATGATGATTGGCATTGTCGGTTATGGTGCATACATACCAAAATACAGGATTAAGGTTGAAGAGATTGCAAAAGTATGGGGAGAAGACGCTGATGCACTTAAAAAGGGACTGTTATTAGAAGAAAAAACAGTTCCTTTTTTAGATCAGGATTCGGTGACAATTGGTGTTGAAGAAGCACAAAATGCACTTAAGAGAGCTCTTATCAATCCAAAAGAAATTGGGGCAGTTTATATTGGTTCTGAATCACCACCCTATGCGGTGAAACCAAGCAGTTCGATTATTGCTGAGGTAATTGGAGCGGTTCCAGAAGTACACACCGCAGATTATGAATTTGCTTGCAAGGCTGGGAGTGAGTCCATATTTGTATGTTATGGTTTAGTAAAAGCGGGGCTCATTAAGTACGGGTTAGGAATCGGGGCAGATACGTCCCAAGGTGCGCCTCAAGAGCCTTTGGAATATTCTGCTGCTGCCGGAGGAGCAGCTTTTATTATAGGAGAAAGTGATACATTAGCTGATATACTAGAAACTTTTTCTTACACTACTGATACTCCCGATTTTTGGAGGAGAGACAGTGAATTTTATCCTAAACATGGAGGCAGATTTACTGGAGAACCAGCATACTTTAAACATGTTCTAGGCGCAACAAAAGGCATAATGAATAAAGCCCAATTAAAACCTTCTGATTTTACCTATGCAGTATTTCATCAGCCTAACGGAAAATTTCCTTTAAAAGCTGGCAAAGAATTAGGCTTTAGTATGGAACAGATGAAACCTGGACTAATTGCTCCAAAAGTTGGAAATACATATTCTGGTTGTTCTCTTTTGGGATTAGCAGCAACCTTGGATGAAGCTAAACCAGAAGATCTTATTTTAATTACCTCTTTTGGATCCGGGGCAGGAAGTGATTCTTTTATTATTCGAGTAAAAGAGAAAATTGATAAGGTGAGACATTTAGCCCCTACTGTTAGAGAAATGTTGGAAGATAAAATTTATATTGATTATGGTACTTATGTTAGATATAGAAGGATGATCAAAGAATAA
- a CDS encoding GntR family transcriptional regulator, protein MNSSLITADSSDIDKPITFEPMVDIIAEKIKKEIVYGKIERGSRLSTRKISEELNVSRTPVREAIRRLETEGLIELLPRRGFVVKDYSLDEIREIYNVRKILESEAIRCACENINIEELRNIENISKELNLELKKQPSDIFIIQNINKIFHFSIYCICRNKCLCNIIENLWYKSFGLLITIFSAPHRREEIPIEHQAIIDALKTGKPEKAVQALRKHMKETEGILISYSKK, encoded by the coding sequence ATGAATAGTAGTTTAATAACAGCTGATAGCAGTGATATCGATAAACCAATAACATTTGAACCCATGGTTGATATCATTGCTGAAAAAATTAAGAAAGAAATTGTCTATGGCAAAATTGAACGTGGTAGTAGACTATCTACCAGGAAGATATCTGAAGAATTAAATGTTAGCCGGACTCCTGTAAGGGAAGCAATAAGAAGATTGGAGACAGAAGGATTGATTGAATTATTACCAAGACGGGGGTTTGTAGTCAAAGATTATAGTTTGGATGAAATTAGAGAAATATATAATGTCAGAAAGATATTAGAAAGCGAAGCAATTAGGTGTGCGTGTGAAAATATTAATATTGAAGAATTAAGAAATATCGAAAATATTTCAAAAGAGTTAAATCTAGAGTTAAAAAAACAGCCGAGTGATATTTTTATAATTCAGAATATAAATAAGATATTTCATTTTTCTATTTATTGTATCTGTCGCAACAAATGCTTATGTAATATTATAGAAAATTTATGGTATAAATCTTTCGGTTTATTAATTACCATTTTTTCTGCTCCTCACAGAAGAGAGGAAATTCCTATTGAACACCAAGCTATTATTGATGCTTTAAAAACAGGGAAGCCTGAGAAAGCTGTACAAGCTTTACGAAAGCATATGAAAGAGACAGAAGGCATTTTGATATCATATTCCAAAAAATAA
- a CDS encoding DUF1670 domain-containing protein, translating into MKTLSPIRKNIIFYKAVSKEEPVSKPISKCKKKTISLQFFCEKDKKFIKSGKISLLRKKKILEFCKEAFFKGALLTQEDLALLLCTSISTIKRDIFDLNQEGFAIPTRGFIKDIGRGISFKSKIIELHKKGVSINKIAAILWHSEIIIRQTIDEYQKVVDLYHRNIPIKNIHILTNISIKLIKEYLEI; encoded by the coding sequence ATGAAAACACTTAGTCCTATTAGAAAGAATATTATTTTCTATAAAGCAGTATCAAAGGAAGAACCAGTTTCTAAGCCTATTTCAAAATGCAAGAAGAAAACAATATCTCTCCAATTTTTTTGCGAAAAAGATAAAAAATTTATTAAATCTGGTAAAATTTCACTTTTAAGAAAGAAAAAAATTTTAGAATTTTGTAAAGAAGCTTTCTTTAAAGGGGCTCTCCTTACTCAAGAAGATCTAGCTTTGTTACTATGTACAAGTATAAGTACAATAAAAAGAGATATATTTGATTTAAACCAAGAAGGATTTGCGATACCTACTAGAGGATTCATTAAAGATATAGGTAGAGGAATATCTTTTAAATCTAAAATAATAGAACTTCATAAAAAGGGTGTGAGCATTAATAAAATCGCTGCTATATTATGGCATAGTGAAATCATAATTAGACAAACTATCGATGAATATCAAAAAGTAGTTGACTTATATCATAGAAACATTCCAATAAAGAATATTCATATTCTTACTAATATTTCTATAAAGTTAATAAAGGAGTATTTGGAAATATAA
- a CDS encoding MoaD/ThiS family protein: protein MKVKVKLYTILKKYAKGKILGDGSIILKKVTTLQELTNDYLAIPNKIGIVFLVNNTPQDKDYILCEGDEVKIFSLICGG, encoded by the coding sequence ATGAAAGTAAAGGTTAAGCTTTACACTATCTTGAAAAAGTATGCCAAGGGCAAGATATTGGGAGACGGCAGTATTATTTTAAAGAAAGTCACTACGCTACAAGAATTAACCAACGACTATCTTGCCATTCCCAATAAAATAGGGATAGTGTTTCTGGTCAACAATACCCCTCAGGATAAAGATTATATTCTATGCGAGGGTGATGAAGTAAAGATCTTCTCCTTGATATGTGGCGGGTGA
- a CDS encoding aldehyde ferredoxin oxidoreductase family protein, with the protein MNNILNYSSNQLRISLSDASFKLEKIPEKVLQNYLGGVGYAAKVLYEELNEGIDPLSPENKLIFATGPLTSYQVPGGGSIEICFKSPLTKAWGESRCGGDFGPELKKASYDFLIVEGKSSQPVYLFIHDKQVEFRNANHLVGKKVSEKTRIIREELEDQDISIMCIGIAGENLVSIASIMSEDRAAGRCGAGAVMGSKNLIAIAVKGSDKLQPKNPEDFNIALKEVRKVLKESEFVKGLRQFGTIGDMAGNDAAGDWPTKNWQSNSWGKAEKLYDHYLKNNFVKNKMCYKGCPIACGRVAKVEEGRFKTPQHEGAEYESVSAFTAFVFNQDMDAAIHSTYLCNELGIDTISAGAVIAFAMECYEHKLISKEEADGLDLSWGNPEVLPILVDKIVQREGLGNLLADGVARAAQKIGPQAEEYAVHGKGLEGPAHDPRSGKLLAVTYGTANRGMCHIHPLEGMAYDSGKITWGMTPYGVPDPNQLDRWDEKGKGAITKTLQDGLIMPDVLGVCKFFMYAGITLEHYAKILSALTGWQLNGADLLRIGERVNNLQRLFNIREGIGRKNDLLHERVKSLPQFGLYHKEEKCAIKDYEGMLKEYYQARGWDSQTGIPKQEKLRELGLNLV; encoded by the coding sequence ATGAACAATATTTTAAACTATTCCAGTAATCAATTGCGAATCTCCCTCAGTGATGCTAGCTTTAAATTGGAGAAGATTCCTGAAAAAGTGCTACAGAATTATCTCGGCGGTGTCGGTTATGCAGCCAAGGTACTCTACGAAGAATTAAATGAAGGCATTGATCCTTTAAGTCCAGAAAATAAACTCATCTTTGCCACTGGTCCTTTAACCTCCTATCAGGTTCCGGGGGGTGGCAGTATCGAAATCTGTTTTAAATCCCCTCTGACCAAGGCCTGGGGTGAATCCCGCTGTGGAGGAGACTTTGGTCCAGAATTAAAAAAGGCCAGCTATGATTTTCTTATTGTAGAAGGCAAATCTTCCCAACCAGTTTATCTCTTTATCCATGATAAACAGGTAGAATTTAGAAATGCAAATCATCTGGTAGGTAAGAAGGTATCGGAAAAAACCAGAATAATCAGGGAAGAATTGGAAGACCAGGATATCTCTATCATGTGTATAGGAATAGCTGGAGAAAACTTGGTTAGCATAGCCTCCATCATGAGTGAGGATAGAGCTGCCGGAAGATGTGGTGCCGGAGCGGTAATGGGGTCTAAAAACCTAATTGCTATTGCTGTTAAGGGTTCAGATAAACTGCAACCTAAAAATCCAGAAGATTTTAACATCGCCTTAAAAGAAGTAAGAAAGGTATTAAAGGAGAGTGAATTTGTTAAAGGTTTAAGGCAATTTGGTACTATAGGAGATATGGCTGGTAATGATGCTGCCGGAGATTGGCCAACCAAGAATTGGCAATCCAACAGCTGGGGTAAGGCTGAGAAGCTTTATGACCATTACCTAAAAAATAATTTTGTTAAAAACAAGATGTGCTATAAGGGTTGTCCTATTGCCTGTGGCAGGGTGGCCAAAGTGGAAGAAGGAAGGTTCAAAACTCCTCAGCATGAAGGGGCAGAATATGAATCAGTCAGTGCCTTTACTGCCTTTGTCTTCAACCAGGATATGGATGCAGCTATTCATAGTACCTATCTATGCAATGAATTAGGGATTGATACCATATCAGCAGGTGCCGTTATTGCCTTTGCTATGGAATGCTATGAGCACAAACTCATCTCAAAAGAAGAAGCTGATGGTTTAGATTTGTCCTGGGGTAATCCTGAAGTACTACCCATCCTGGTGGATAAAATAGTTCAAAGAGAGGGATTGGGAAATCTATTGGCAGATGGTGTAGCAAGGGCAGCACAGAAAATTGGACCCCAGGCAGAAGAATATGCCGTGCATGGTAAAGGATTGGAAGGCCCTGCCCATGATCCTCGTTCCGGTAAATTATTGGCCGTTACCTATGGTACTGCCAACAGGGGAATGTGTCATATCCATCCCTTAGAGGGTATGGCTTACGATTCTGGTAAAATCACCTGGGGCATGACTCCCTATGGTGTGCCGGATCCCAATCAACTGGATCGCTGGGATGAGAAAGGCAAAGGGGCTATTACCAAAACTTTACAGGATGGCTTGATTATGCCTGATGTTCTTGGTGTCTGTAAATTCTTTATGTATGCCGGAATTACCTTAGAACATTATGCTAAAATTTTATCAGCTTTAACCGGATGGCAGCTAAATGGTGCAGACCTCTTAAGGATTGGGGAAAGAGTAAACAACTTACAGAGGTTATTCAATATTAGAGAGGGTATAGGTAGAAAGAATGATCTTCTTCATGAAAGAGTAAAAAGTCTTCCCCAGTTTGGTTTGTATCACAAGGAAGAGAAATGTGCTATCAAGGATTATGAAGGTATGCTAAAAGAATATTACCAGGCCAGAGGCTGGGATTCCCAGACTGGTATACCTAAGCAGGAAAAGCTAAGAGAACTGGGATTAAATCTGGTATGA
- a CDS encoding TRAP transporter large permease subunit: MSTLFLPLIMFLGMILLLLTGRQIFIIIGSVAAIVALFLWGEGATFMPFSKGTTFIDFYSLLAIPPFIFMGSILSKSGVAERIYQAIYVWSGRIRGSLAIGTVIMCAIIAAMSGTNIAGTVTGTTVALPEMLKRNYDKKLAVGTIMSGGSLGFLIPPSVVFIFYGVIARTSIAYLWLAGIGPGILLTILYIIYILIVCKKKPELAEVMSLEEYQKITLKDKCFAALGAIPALLLILLVLGTLFMGIITLVESSAIGAIGAIICAAINKKLNWNIIEESMEDCLHTTTMVMWILTAAFFFSSVFDAVGAVKGVESLLNLAGGNKWITLIIMQISFIFLGMVLDDTAMLIIVAPVYIPIALKLGFDIRWFGVLYVINCQMAFITPPFGYNLFLMKGIAPEGITTEVIYKSVTPFVLIQLIALILVMIFPQIAMYLPSLRFGV, translated from the coding sequence GTGAGTACATTGTTTCTACCACTGATTATGTTTCTTGGAATGATTTTATTATTGTTGACGGGAAGGCAAATCTTTATAATTATTGGATCAGTTGCAGCGATTGTTGCTTTGTTTCTATGGGGAGAAGGAGCTACCTTCATGCCTTTCAGCAAGGGTACTACTTTTATAGATTTTTACTCTCTTCTGGCTATCCCTCCTTTTATTTTTATGGGTTCAATTTTGTCTAAATCAGGCGTAGCAGAACGAATATACCAAGCAATCTATGTATGGTCAGGACGTATTCGTGGTAGTTTAGCCATTGGAACTGTAATTATGTGCGCTATTATTGCAGCAATGTCAGGTACTAATATTGCTGGTACTGTAACTGGAACTACAGTTGCCTTACCAGAAATGTTAAAACGAAACTATGATAAGAAATTGGCAGTAGGCACTATTATGTCTGGAGGGTCATTGGGTTTTTTAATCCCACCTAGCGTAGTATTTATTTTTTATGGAGTTATTGCCAGAACATCTATTGCATATTTATGGCTTGCAGGTATAGGCCCAGGTATTTTATTGACTATTTTATATATTATATATATTTTAATTGTATGTAAAAAGAAACCAGAATTAGCAGAAGTTATGTCTTTGGAAGAATATCAGAAAATTACACTTAAAGATAAGTGTTTTGCTGCATTAGGGGCTATTCCGGCTTTATTGCTCATTTTATTAGTACTTGGCACTCTCTTTATGGGTATAATCACATTGGTGGAATCCTCTGCGATTGGAGCAATAGGAGCAATAATTTGTGCTGCCATTAATAAAAAATTGAACTGGAATATTATTGAAGAATCAATGGAGGATTGTTTGCATACCACGACAATGGTGATGTGGATTCTAACAGCTGCCTTCTTTTTTAGTTCTGTTTTTGATGCAGTAGGAGCAGTTAAAGGCGTAGAAAGCTTGCTGAACCTTGCTGGTGGAAATAAATGGATTACTTTGATAATAATGCAAATAAGCTTTATATTTTTAGGCATGGTTTTAGATGATACAGCAATGCTTATTATTGTTGCTCCGGTGTATATTCCTATTGCTTTAAAATTAGGTTTTGATATTAGGTGGTTTGGTGTTCTTTATGTGATAAACTGTCAGATGGCTTTTATTACTCCACCATTTGGCTATAACCTTTTTTTAATGAAAGGAATTGCTCCAGAAGGAATCACTACTGAAGTAATCTATAAATCTGTTACTCCCTTTGTTCTTATTCAATTGATAGCATTGATTCTTGTCATGATATTCCCCCAGATTGCAATGTACTTACCATCTTTAAGATTCGGGGTTTAG
- a CDS encoding TRAP transporter small permease subunit — MKFLSKLLNLIDQFSIMMGKICKYLILAILGVMLYEIISRYVFNSPTDWASELSSYMFGTLFFLGGAYSLIKEEHVRMDLLYIKWPRKVQKIADIATFPLLALYLGLFIQGGIGNTLFSIRNSEVSRSLWAPPLAPIKIIITFGAFLLLMEAISILIRDILVLFNKELPGVINSSSKKNKEVKL, encoded by the coding sequence TTGAAATTTTTATCAAAATTATTAAACCTTATAGATCAATTTTCAATAATGATGGGAAAGATATGTAAATATCTTATCCTTGCTATCTTGGGTGTAATGCTATATGAAATAATATCAAGGTATGTCTTCAACTCTCCGACTGATTGGGCTTCTGAATTAAGCAGTTATATGTTTGGTACATTATTTTTTTTGGGTGGAGCATATTCTCTTATTAAAGAAGAGCATGTTCGGATGGATCTTCTCTATATCAAATGGCCTAGGAAAGTACAGAAGATTGCAGATATAGCCACCTTTCCCCTATTAGCATTATATCTGGGTCTATTTATTCAAGGTGGAATTGGTAACACTCTATTTTCGATTAGAAATAGTGAGGTTTCACGCTCCCTCTGGGCGCCACCACTGGCACCAATAAAAATAATAATTACATTTGGAGCTTTTTTATTGCTGATGGAGGCAATTAGTATTCTGATAAGAGATATTCTTGTTTTATTCAATAAAGAGTTGCCTGGTGTAATCAATAGCAGTAGTAAGAAGAATAAGGAGGTTAAGTTGTGA
- the dctP gene encoding TRAP transporter substrate-binding protein DctP: MYINKKILILLLITMLFFGCLTMLTLAQEKILKAQTLWGPVQYGDVLKDWEEDFNEIHKGSLQIKAYTAGELTSMQQTIPAVQAGAVDMATCMGAHMGAPIDVVAFESAPPFAWDNAMECLTLWEMRGMKEVVSESWAALGGIVVVGHTICDPLNIISKKPLNSISDLKGLKISGDPNVARIFKDVGITSVTLTYDDLYLSAETGMIDGIAWGGATEGYTNSWYEVCPYFLTNPISGAFTNPWIMNEKLWNSLSPGQQKAITTGLNDLRGRLMAYYYEGEMESLKHFKTTTIPAEEWNQLRELTFKYWDEEIAPKSDRAARIVNIIKEYQLISD, encoded by the coding sequence ATGTATATTAATAAGAAAATATTGATTTTGCTATTAATAACTATGTTGTTTTTTGGATGTTTAACTATGTTAACATTGGCACAGGAAAAGATTTTGAAAGCTCAAACATTATGGGGTCCAGTGCAATATGGTGATGTACTGAAAGATTGGGAAGAAGATTTTAATGAAATTCACAAGGGTAGTTTACAGATTAAAGCTTATACTGCAGGGGAATTAACATCTATGCAACAAACAATCCCAGCGGTTCAGGCAGGGGCTGTTGATATGGCAACATGTATGGGAGCACATATGGGCGCCCCAATTGATGTAGTGGCATTCGAATCTGCTCCTCCCTTTGCGTGGGATAACGCAATGGAGTGTTTGACACTATGGGAAATGAGAGGCATGAAGGAAGTTGTTAGTGAATCATGGGCAGCCTTGGGTGGAATTGTTGTTGTGGGACATACTATTTGTGATCCGCTCAATATTATAAGTAAGAAACCATTAAATTCGATAAGTGATCTTAAGGGACTAAAAATAAGTGGAGATCCAAACGTTGCCCGCATTTTTAAAGATGTTGGCATTACCAGTGTGACCTTGACATATGATGATTTATATTTGTCAGCTGAGACAGGTATGATAGATGGTATTGCTTGGGGAGGTGCAACTGAAGGATATACAAACAGCTGGTATGAGGTATGCCCCTATTTTTTAACCAATCCTATTTCTGGTGCTTTTACTAATCCTTGGATTATGAATGAAAAATTATGGAATTCGCTATCTCCAGGTCAGCAGAAGGCTATAACTACAGGATTAAACGATTTACGTGGTAGACTTATGGCTTATTATTATGAGGGAGAAATGGAGAGCCTAAAGCATTTTAAAACAACAACAATTCCTGCAGAAGAATGGAATCAGTTACGGGAATTAACTTTTAAATATTGGGATGAAGAGATAGCACCAAAAAGTGACAGAGCTGCTCGCATCGTTAATATCATTAAAGAGTATCAATTGATTAGCGATTAA
- a CDS encoding dihydrolipoamide acetyltransferase family protein, with protein MKEIKIPKRGMTNTPILVAQWIIKEGDHVKPGNEIVTIEAEKINYTIEAEISGYVHILVSEGQEVPIGTVIGIVAETLEEYQQIKNKKITEAIVESPSKSENKIERETKKDSSLIPSSLEDKERLRISPAARRIAKKYGIDITSISGTGPEGIIIKNDIEKLIHDKDGQKEILDLYDGRKVGEIIPLNQMRKQIAEHMVRSLSVSAQLTLMGEIDMTEMTKLRKNMLAQEKIIGTRITYTVLFVYLVAKQLKKHRIINASLIDNEIKLWDSINIGVATSLENGLIVPVIKDVDKKSLPSLSIELKELIKKAKEEKLQLRDVTGGTFTVTNLGSFSGAGYRFETPIINQPESAILGTGGISDRVVVREGKIVISPILTYYFTYDHRVIDGLTAAKFMEDVREAFEQPLLFLDSSNLQESNLSDGISRNQIFNR; from the coding sequence ATGAAAGAAATTAAAATACCTAAACGAGGAATGACTAACACACCTATTCTTGTTGCTCAGTGGATAATAAAAGAAGGAGACCATGTTAAACCGGGTAATGAAATTGTAACTATAGAAGCAGAAAAAATAAATTATACTATAGAAGCAGAAATATCAGGATATGTGCATATTTTAGTGAGCGAAGGACAAGAAGTTCCCATAGGGACAGTTATTGGTATTGTTGCTGAAACCTTAGAAGAATATCAGCAAATTAAGAATAAAAAAATAACTGAAGCAATAGTTGAATCGCCTTCCAAAAGTGAGAACAAGATAGAAAGAGAAACGAAAAAAGATAGCTCTTTGATCCCATCTTCTTTAGAAGATAAAGAAAGATTAAGAATTTCACCAGCTGCACGTAGGATTGCTAAGAAATACGGAATAGATATTACATCTATCAGCGGTACAGGGCCAGAAGGAATTATAATAAAAAATGATATTGAGAAATTAATTCATGATAAGGATGGACAGAAAGAAATTCTGGATTTATATGATGGGAGGAAAGTAGGAGAAATAATACCCCTTAACCAAATGAGAAAACAGATAGCCGAACACATGGTTAGAAGCTTATCCGTCTCTGCACAGCTTACACTTATGGGGGAGATTGACATGACAGAGATGACAAAGTTACGTAAAAATATGCTTGCACAGGAAAAGATTATTGGCACAAGGATTACATATACAGTTTTATTCGTTTATTTAGTTGCAAAACAACTTAAGAAACATCGAATTATCAACGCTAGTCTCATAGATAATGAGATCAAGTTATGGGATAGTATAAATATAGGAGTTGCGACATCTTTGGAAAACGGTTTAATTGTTCCAGTGATAAAGGATGTAGATAAAAAATCATTACCTTCTTTAAGTATAGAATTAAAAGAACTTATAAAAAAAGCAAAAGAAGAAAAGCTACAACTTAGGGATGTAACCGGTGGTACTTTTACAGTTACTAATTTAGGATCCTTTAGTGGAGCAGGATATCGTTTTGAGACCCCCATAATTAACCAACCGGAGTCAGCGATTCTCGGGACTGGTGGTATTTCAGACAGAGTCGTAGTTCGTGAAGGCAAAATTGTTATTAGTCCCATCCTGACCTACTATTTTACCTATGATCATAGAGTTATTGATGGATTAACTGCTGCTAAGTTTATGGAAGATGTCCGGGAAGCCTTTGAACAGCCCCTTTTATTTTTAGATTCAAGTAATTTGCAGGAATCAAATTTAAGTGATGGAATATCCCGAAATCAGATATTTAATCGATAA